A region from the Streptomyces tsukubensis genome encodes:
- a CDS encoding acyl carrier protein, whose product MNSIDDFIRILRDELGLAVDTDDLRRSLDDVNGWDSVHLLALVTVLERITGTRVSLPDALEATSLEHLYTVVSGRRPSAAP is encoded by the coding sequence GTGAACAGCATCGACGACTTCATCCGCATCCTCCGCGACGAACTCGGACTCGCCGTCGACACCGACGACCTCCGCCGCAGCCTCGACGACGTCAACGGCTGGGACTCCGTACACCTCCTCGCCCTGGTCACGGTCCTGGAACGCATCACCGGAACCCGGGTCTCCCTGCCCGACGCCCTCGAAGCGACCAGCCTGGAACACCTCTACACCGTCGTCTCCGGACGGCGTCCCTCCGCGGCGCCCTGA
- a CDS encoding HAD-IIIC family phosphatase → MDLATPAAPVGEELAALHRDRRLATDYPRLTALLAEATDEERERAGRFLARLDPAEVRRAHPALPTLRTAVTGDGTLSPLLPALAAEAARHGLLLPVTPSPYNTWVHELSDPRSDLHTARPELVLCVLSAAVVTAELPSPWHVDDVRRILEAKTALIEGLVDRFTATGDGTLVLNTLLLPRELTAQLLDHRSRARLGIAWREANARLLRLAEHHPRLVVLDLDPLAAETPAHDARLSTYAKVHLSPGLLARYAREAAHLARRLLGRTKKALVLDLDGTLWGGILGDDGPEGIEVGDGPRGEAFTAFQRVARQIGSQGVLLAVVSKNDPEPVSRVLRDHPGMALREDDFVRVTANWQPKHLNLRALADDLGIGADSFVFADDSPYECGLVRREIPEAAVVRLDEEPADHVPRLLADNWFDSAELTTEDRARPAHYRDDLARKDFRHGFDSLEGYLRELAVTVRLAPAAPEDVPRLSQITLRTNQFNLTTVRLGRADVETLLTRPDTLVLTIRSTDRFGDNGTVGAVIATRHGTALVIDNFLLSCRVFARGIEQAVIAAVLRHARSTGITEVYGVHRPTARNGKTADFYAHHGFTPVPTGALPAPVPPHTAPVPDPDDRTVHRHDLRTIPNVPDHLRLDATFEGPTP, encoded by the coding sequence ATGGACCTCGCGACCCCTGCAGCGCCCGTGGGCGAGGAGCTCGCCGCACTCCACCGCGACCGGCGCCTGGCCACCGACTACCCGAGGCTGACCGCCCTCCTCGCCGAGGCGACGGACGAGGAACGGGAACGGGCGGGCCGGTTCCTCGCCCGGCTCGACCCCGCCGAGGTCCGGCGCGCCCACCCCGCACTGCCGACCCTGCGCACCGCCGTCACCGGCGACGGCACCCTCTCCCCGCTGCTCCCGGCACTCGCCGCCGAAGCCGCCCGCCACGGGCTGCTGCTGCCGGTCACCCCGTCCCCGTACAACACCTGGGTCCACGAACTCTCCGACCCCCGCAGCGACCTCCACACCGCCCGCCCCGAACTGGTGCTCTGTGTCCTCAGCGCCGCCGTCGTCACCGCCGAACTGCCCTCGCCGTGGCACGTCGACGACGTCCGGCGGATCCTGGAGGCCAAGACCGCGCTCATCGAAGGCCTCGTGGACCGGTTCACCGCGACCGGCGACGGCACCCTCGTCCTCAACACCCTCCTCCTGCCCCGCGAACTGACCGCCCAACTCCTCGACCACCGCTCCCGGGCCCGGCTCGGCATCGCCTGGCGCGAAGCCAACGCGAGACTGCTGCGCCTCGCCGAACACCACCCGCGCCTCGTCGTCCTCGACCTCGACCCGCTGGCCGCCGAGACCCCCGCCCACGACGCCCGGCTCAGCACCTACGCCAAGGTGCACCTGTCACCTGGCCTCCTCGCCCGCTACGCCCGCGAGGCCGCCCACCTGGCCCGCAGACTCCTCGGGCGCACCAAGAAGGCGCTCGTCCTCGACCTGGACGGCACCCTCTGGGGCGGCATCCTCGGCGACGACGGCCCCGAGGGCATCGAAGTCGGGGACGGCCCGCGCGGCGAGGCCTTCACCGCCTTCCAGCGCGTCGCCCGCCAGATCGGCTCCCAGGGCGTCCTGCTCGCCGTCGTCAGCAAGAACGACCCCGAACCCGTGAGCCGGGTACTGCGCGACCACCCGGGCATGGCCCTGCGCGAGGACGACTTCGTCCGTGTCACCGCCAACTGGCAGCCCAAACACCTCAACCTCCGGGCGCTCGCCGACGACCTCGGCATCGGCGCCGACAGCTTCGTCTTCGCCGACGACAGCCCCTACGAATGCGGACTGGTCCGCCGGGAGATCCCCGAAGCCGCCGTCGTCCGGCTGGACGAGGAACCCGCCGACCATGTGCCCCGCCTGCTCGCGGACAACTGGTTCGACAGCGCCGAACTCACCACCGAGGACCGGGCACGCCCCGCGCACTACCGCGACGACCTCGCCCGCAAGGACTTCCGGCACGGATTCGACTCACTGGAGGGCTACCTCCGCGAACTCGCCGTCACCGTACGCCTGGCCCCCGCCGCGCCCGAGGACGTCCCCCGTCTCTCCCAGATCACCCTGCGCACCAACCAGTTCAACCTCACCACCGTCCGGCTCGGCCGGGCCGACGTCGAAACCCTGCTGACCCGCCCCGACACCCTCGTCCTCACCATCCGCAGCACCGACCGGTTCGGTGACAACGGCACCGTCGGAGCCGTCATCGCCACACGTCACGGCACCGCCCTCGTCATCGACAACTTCCTGCTGAGCTGCCGGGTCTTCGCCCGCGGCATCGAACAAGCCGTCATCGCCGCGGTCCTGCGCCATGCCCGGAGCACCGGTATCACCGAGGTGTACGGCGTCCACCGGCCCACCGCCAGAAACGGCAAGACCGCCGACTTCTACGCCCACCACGGCTTCACCCCCGTGCCGACCGGCGCCCTGCCCGCCCCCGTACCCCCGCATACGGCCCCGGTCCCGGATCCGGACGACCGCACCGTCCACCGGCACGACCTGCGGACCATCCCGAACGTGCCCGACCACCTCCGTCTGGACGCGACCTTCGAAGGGCCCACCCCGTGA
- a CDS encoding DUF6059 family protein, which produces MTGRLRRTARGCLVPLRFLYRALSVYGRIWAPVPPVLPEHPADGPGDPRGPRTPPGHPERVCDPAPCTAVEAAIARQLDEIFRGYAG; this is translated from the coding sequence ATGACCGGCAGGCTCCGCCGTACCGCCCGCGGCTGCCTCGTCCCGCTGCGCTTCCTCTACCGCGCGCTGTCCGTCTACGGACGCATCTGGGCACCCGTACCCCCGGTCCTCCCGGAGCACCCGGCGGACGGGCCCGGTGACCCGCGCGGGCCGCGCACACCCCCGGGACACCCGGAACGCGTCTGCGACCCCGCCCCCTGCACCGCCGTCGAGGCCGCCATCGCCCGCCAGCTCGACGAGATCTTCCGGGGGTACGCGGGCTGA
- a CDS encoding ABC transporter substrate-binding protein: MTEQSKQAKQSVRPFRRRTGSFVALALAALVTVSCGRSDQGGTSGGAAPAAAGKSATELLPSDVKKKGVLRVATAVGYPPMEMYKPGTTELTGVDPDLARAVADRLGLRLELTNAAFDGLIPGLKSGRFDLVMSSMTDSPERRKAVDFVDYFRTGGVIMTKKGNPEGIKTLEDLCGKAVVLAKGSSNLAIGQEQNTRCGKKMRISQSEDAPTGLLQIDSGRAVATIVDYPVAAMFVKEKGTYEALPEQYGTAPWGIAVGKDRSGLRDAVQRALQDLIDDGGYRKVLDSYGVGGSAVPKATVNDGT, encoded by the coding sequence ATGACAGAGCAGTCAAAGCAGGCAAAGCAGTCGGTACGGCCGTTCCGGAGACGTACCGGCTCCTTCGTCGCCCTGGCCCTCGCCGCCCTGGTGACCGTCTCCTGCGGACGTTCGGACCAGGGCGGGACCTCGGGCGGGGCGGCACCCGCCGCGGCGGGCAAGAGCGCCACCGAACTGCTGCCGTCCGATGTGAAGAAGAAGGGCGTGCTGCGGGTCGCCACCGCCGTCGGCTATCCGCCCATGGAGATGTACAAGCCGGGCACCACCGAGCTGACCGGGGTCGACCCGGATCTGGCCCGGGCCGTCGCGGACCGCCTCGGTCTGCGGCTCGAACTGACCAACGCCGCCTTCGACGGGCTGATCCCCGGGCTGAAGTCGGGCCGCTTCGACCTGGTGATGTCGTCGATGACCGACAGTCCCGAGCGCCGTAAGGCGGTGGACTTCGTCGACTACTTCCGCACCGGCGGCGTCATCATGACGAAGAAGGGCAATCCGGAGGGCATCAAGACGCTGGAGGACCTCTGCGGCAAGGCCGTGGTCCTCGCCAAGGGCAGCTCGAACCTCGCCATCGGCCAGGAGCAGAACACCCGCTGCGGCAAGAAGATGCGGATCTCGCAGAGCGAGGACGCGCCGACCGGGCTGCTCCAGATCGACAGCGGCCGCGCCGTCGCCACCATCGTCGACTACCCCGTTGCCGCGATGTTCGTGAAGGAGAAGGGGACGTACGAGGCGCTCCCGGAGCAGTACGGCACGGCGCCCTGGGGCATCGCCGTCGGAAAGGACCGCTCCGGTCTGCGCGACGCCGTCCAGCGGGCGCTCCAGGACCTGATCGACGACGGCGGTTACCGGAAGGTCCTCGACTCCTACGGGGTCGGCGGCAGCGCCGTGCCGAAGGCGACCGTCAACGACGGCACGTGA
- a CDS encoding amino acid ABC transporter permease — protein sequence MTELGKNDSSALVTPRPEPSATASDGAGGLALRVTRRPRPARWLAVLATLFFAVWLAYTVIVNPHLHWDVVVDYQFDDRVLKGLWVTVQLTLISMAVGIAIGVLIAVMQLSESPVLRTVAGAYTWFFRGTPLLVQLIFWFNLALLFPVIGIGIPFDGPKLVEWQTNAVITGFVAALLGLSINEGAYMAEIVRAGIQSVDPGQREAGESIGMSNRQILTRVVLPQAMRVIIPPFGNQFISMLKTTSLVSVIAGSDLMTVSQHLYLANFEVIALLMVASIWYLVLTTVASVAQHFVERRYNPGAAPLRRRVLTQLVPGRTGKGALA from the coding sequence ATGACCGAGCTCGGAAAAAACGATTCTTCAGCGCTGGTGACACCACGGCCGGAACCCTCCGCCACGGCGTCCGACGGTGCCGGCGGCCTCGCGCTCCGGGTGACCCGGCGGCCCCGGCCCGCGCGCTGGCTGGCCGTTCTCGCCACCCTGTTCTTCGCGGTCTGGCTGGCGTACACCGTCATCGTCAACCCGCATCTCCACTGGGACGTCGTCGTCGACTACCAGTTCGACGACCGGGTCCTCAAGGGACTGTGGGTGACGGTCCAGCTCACCCTGATCTCCATGGCGGTCGGTATCGCCATCGGGGTGCTCATCGCCGTGATGCAGCTCTCCGAGAGCCCCGTGCTCCGGACCGTCGCCGGGGCCTACACCTGGTTCTTCCGTGGCACGCCGCTGCTGGTCCAGCTGATCTTCTGGTTCAATCTGGCGCTGCTGTTCCCGGTCATCGGCATCGGCATCCCCTTCGACGGCCCCAAGCTCGTGGAATGGCAGACCAACGCGGTCATCACCGGCTTCGTCGCGGCCCTCCTCGGCCTCTCCATCAACGAAGGCGCCTATATGGCGGAGATCGTGCGGGCCGGGATCCAGAGCGTCGACCCCGGGCAGCGGGAGGCCGGCGAGTCGATCGGCATGTCGAACCGGCAGATCCTCACCCGGGTCGTCCTCCCCCAGGCGATGCGTGTGATCATCCCGCCCTTCGGCAACCAGTTCATCTCCATGCTCAAGACCACCTCCCTGGTCTCGGTGATCGCCGGTTCCGATCTGATGACCGTCTCCCAGCATCTGTATCTGGCGAACTTCGAGGTCATCGCCCTGCTGATGGTGGCGTCCATCTGGTACCTCGTCCTCACCACGGTTGCCAGCGTCGCCCAGCACTTCGTCGAACGGCGCTACAACCCCGGCGCCGCACCGCTGCGCCGAAGGGTTCTGACCCAGCTCGTGCCCGGACGCACCGGCAAGGGAGCCCTCGCGTGA
- a CDS encoding amino acid ABC transporter ATP-binding protein, translating to MNDIVLKARGVRKRFGDTEVLKGIDLDVTTGEVLCVIGPSGSGKSTLLRCFNHLEKIDAGRIWVDGELVGYEPHGTSTEVLRERRPREIRKQRERIGMVFQRFHLFPHRTAVQNVMEGPLVVKGRPRAEAERRARELLDRVGLADRADHYPAQLSGGQQQRVAIARALAMEPTLMLFDEPTSALDPELVGEVLGVMRDLARSGMTMIVVTHEMGFAREVADRVLFLDQGSAVEEGSPDRFFGDPQQDRTRAFLSTVL from the coding sequence GTGAACGACATCGTCCTCAAGGCCCGCGGCGTACGGAAGCGGTTCGGCGACACCGAGGTGCTCAAGGGCATCGACCTCGACGTCACGACCGGTGAGGTGCTCTGTGTCATCGGCCCCTCCGGCTCCGGCAAGTCGACCCTGCTGCGCTGCTTCAACCATCTGGAGAAGATCGACGCCGGCCGGATCTGGGTCGACGGCGAACTCGTCGGCTACGAACCGCACGGCACCTCCACCGAGGTGCTGCGCGAACGGCGGCCGCGGGAGATCCGGAAGCAGCGGGAGCGGATCGGCATGGTCTTCCAGCGCTTCCACCTCTTCCCGCACCGCACCGCGGTGCAGAACGTCATGGAGGGCCCGCTGGTGGTCAAGGGCCGCCCCCGGGCGGAGGCCGAGCGCCGGGCCCGGGAGCTGCTCGACCGCGTCGGGCTCGCGGACCGCGCCGACCACTATCCGGCCCAGCTGTCGGGCGGCCAGCAGCAGCGCGTCGCCATCGCCCGCGCCCTCGCCATGGAGCCCACCCTGATGCTCTTCGACGAACCGACCTCGGCGCTCGACCCCGAACTCGTCGGGGAGGTCCTCGGCGTCATGCGGGATCTGGCCCGCAGCGGAATGACCATGATCGTGGTGACCCACGAGATGGGCTTCGCGCGGGAGGTCGCCGACCGGGTCCTCTTCCTGGACCAGGGTTCGGCCGTCGAGGAGGGCAGCCCCGACCGGTTCTTCGGCGACCCGCAGCAGGACCGTACCCGGGCCTTCCTGTCGACGGTCCTGTGA
- a CDS encoding N-acyl-D-amino-acid deacylase family protein, with protein MGGPGAVPAQPPAPATAGRHSYELLIRGGTVVDGTGAPRRRADIAVDGGRITVLPPDGRHRAAETVDAGGRIVAPGFIDVHTHSDALAACGDGGRDGDAVEELRLAPLLQGVTTEIAGNCGSSLFPALPERLDGLADHVRVVFGLGAVPPAEDFDGFAAGQDPALRRTHIASLVGHGTLRAGVMGFEDRPARPDELSAMCRLLDRALARGAAGLSSGLIYPPGGYASTGELVALAEVAARHRKPYVTHLRDEMAQVETALEEALEIARRSGAPLQISHHKTAGRHAWGATVRTLPVLERARAEGVDVLCDVYPYTAGSTVLHALLPPWANEGGIGALLDRLPRPEVRDRVRTSIARGVDGWENTVGNGGWDLITVAAARRHPAAEGHRIADLATANGVDPVEFVCDLLLAEQGEVTIISHSMREDDVRRVLTSPLSMIGSDGVPKPGRPHPRWAGSFARVLGHYARDEGLLSAEAAVHKMTGLPARRFGLAGRGTIAGGARADLVVLDPEAVRDRATFDRPLLAPEGIGTVVVDGRIAVRDGRPTDERAGRVVRVP; from the coding sequence ATGGGCGGCCCCGGAGCCGTACCGGCACAGCCTCCCGCCCCCGCGACCGCCGGGCGGCACTCCTACGAACTGCTGATCCGCGGCGGCACCGTCGTCGACGGGACCGGCGCACCGCGCAGGCGGGCCGATATCGCCGTCGACGGCGGGCGGATCACCGTACTGCCGCCGGACGGACGCCACCGCGCCGCCGAGACCGTCGACGCCGGCGGGCGGATCGTCGCGCCCGGTTTCATCGACGTGCACACCCACTCCGACGCGCTGGCCGCCTGCGGCGACGGCGGCCGGGACGGCGACGCGGTGGAGGAGCTGCGCCTCGCGCCGCTCCTCCAGGGCGTCACCACCGAGATCGCAGGCAACTGCGGCAGCAGCCTCTTCCCCGCGCTCCCGGAACGGCTGGACGGCCTCGCCGACCACGTGAGGGTCGTCTTCGGCCTCGGAGCCGTCCCGCCCGCCGAGGACTTCGACGGCTTCGCCGCCGGGCAGGACCCCGCGCTGCGCCGTACCCATATCGCGTCCCTCGTGGGACACGGCACCCTGCGCGCCGGGGTCATGGGCTTCGAGGACCGCCCGGCCCGGCCCGACGAGCTGAGCGCCATGTGCCGGCTCCTCGACCGGGCCCTCGCCCGGGGCGCCGCCGGGCTGTCCAGCGGGCTGATCTATCCGCCCGGCGGCTATGCCTCCACCGGTGAACTCGTGGCGCTCGCCGAGGTCGCGGCCCGGCATCGCAAGCCGTACGTCACCCATCTGCGCGATGAGATGGCGCAGGTGGAGACCGCGCTGGAGGAGGCCCTGGAGATCGCCCGCCGGTCCGGCGCGCCGCTCCAGATCTCGCACCACAAGACGGCGGGGCGCCATGCCTGGGGTGCCACCGTGCGCACCCTGCCCGTACTGGAGCGGGCCCGGGCCGAGGGGGTGGACGTCCTGTGCGACGTCTACCCCTATACGGCGGGCAGCACCGTCCTCCACGCCCTGCTGCCGCCGTGGGCGAACGAGGGCGGGATCGGGGCGCTGCTGGACCGGCTGCCCCGTCCCGAGGTGCGCGACCGGGTCCGTACCTCCATCGCGCGGGGCGTCGACGGCTGGGAGAACACCGTCGGCAACGGCGGCTGGGATCTCATCACCGTCGCCGCCGCCCGGCGCCATCCGGCGGCCGAGGGCCACCGGATAGCCGATCTGGCGACCGCGAACGGCGTCGACCCGGTGGAGTTCGTCTGCGATCTGCTCCTCGCCGAGCAGGGGGAAGTGACCATCATCAGCCACTCCATGCGGGAGGACGACGTCCGCCGGGTGCTCACCAGCCCACTGTCCATGATCGGTTCGGACGGGGTGCCCAAACCGGGCCGTCCGCATCCGCGCTGGGCCGGCAGCTTCGCCCGGGTCCTCGGGCACTACGCGCGGGACGAGGGACTGCTCTCGGCGGAGGCCGCCGTCCATAAGATGACCGGTCTGCCCGCGCGCCGGTTCGGGCTCGCCGGGCGCGGCACGATCGCCGGCGGGGCCCGTGCGGACCTGGTCGTCCTCGACCCGGAAGCGGTACGGGACCGGGCGACGTTCGACCGGCCGCTGCTGGCGCCCGAGGGCATCGGTACGGTCGTGGTGGACGGCCGGATCGCGGTCCGCGACGGCCGTCCGACCGACGAGCGCGCGGGAAGGGTGGTGAGGGTGCCGTGA
- a CDS encoding serine hydrolase, which produces MTLARVAAAARSAAALPLVLAVAAIDVDDGRSTGVDDTAVLPVASAAKLLLLAEVARRLDSGELDPAAAVAVTEDDVVHGTGLLVRLSRRDWTVEDLCWLTASVSDNTATNALLRLVGPESTARLARSLSLGALTVHDRVRDVRGPDVPPVFATGTARALAGLVAHAARGSLVSPGASRRLLSWMRSNTDHTLAPALVSHDPYAACFPDPLPGGLLLANKTGTDPGVRSDAGVFVGERRVAYAVVAHWDTALGASTERAAVRAIRDVGRTLADYAAGPGGL; this is translated from the coding sequence GTGACCCTGGCACGAGTGGCCGCGGCCGCCCGCAGCGCCGCCGCGCTTCCGCTGGTCCTCGCCGTCGCCGCGATCGACGTGGACGACGGCAGGAGCACCGGTGTCGACGACACGGCCGTCCTGCCCGTCGCGTCCGCCGCCAAACTGCTGCTCCTCGCGGAGGTGGCCCGCAGGCTGGACTCCGGCGAACTGGACCCCGCGGCGGCCGTCGCCGTGACGGAGGACGACGTGGTGCACGGCACCGGGCTGCTGGTCCGGCTGAGCCGGCGCGACTGGACGGTGGAGGACCTGTGCTGGCTGACCGCCTCCGTCAGCGACAACACCGCGACGAACGCCCTGCTGAGGCTGGTGGGACCGGAGTCGACGGCCCGGCTGGCCCGGAGCCTGTCCCTGGGGGCGCTGACCGTCCACGACCGGGTCCGTGACGTCCGCGGCCCGGACGTTCCGCCGGTCTTCGCCACCGGCACCGCCCGCGCACTCGCCGGACTCGTCGCCCACGCGGCCCGGGGCAGCCTGGTCTCCCCCGGCGCGTCCCGGCGGCTGCTGAGCTGGATGCGGTCGAACACGGACCACACCCTGGCCCCCGCGCTGGTCTCCCACGACCCGTACGCGGCCTGCTTCCCGGATCCGCTGCCCGGCGGGCTGCTGCTGGCCAACAAGACCGGTACGGACCCCGGGGTCCGCAGCGACGCGGGCGTCTTCGTCGGGGAGCGCCGGGTGGCGTACGCGGTGGTGGCGCACTGGGACACGGCGCTGGGCGCCAGTACGGAGCGGGCCGCGGTGCGCGCCATCCGGGACGTCGGGCGCACCCTGGCGGACTATGCCGCGGGCCCGGGCGGGCTCTGA
- a CDS encoding LysR family transcriptional regulator, whose protein sequence is MLNSGRLLVLLEIARRGTIVAAAEALHLSPSAVSHQLAKLEQEVGVALVERAPQSLRLTAAGRRLAEHAQAVADLMAVAQDDLRGHSIGEAGILRVGFFASAGLDLLPRALAAFAGSRPHVELELILGQPHELVPDLEAGRLDAVVVFEHPLDPWCRQAPVDVEMFFDEPQLIVVPLRHRLGRRSVVRLAALEGESWIGTRGGSSGEPVLERACAVEGFLPRVRCRSDHYQVTINLARAGMGIALVPALGLGDTAGVHVLRLDHPQLHRRIGVATRRTNENPLLRAFLTDLRSAAEEVGALLGAQWT, encoded by the coding sequence ATGCTGAACAGTGGCCGTCTGCTCGTCCTTCTGGAGATCGCCCGCCGGGGCACCATCGTGGCGGCCGCCGAGGCACTGCACCTCAGTCCGTCGGCGGTCTCCCACCAGCTCGCCAAGCTGGAGCAGGAGGTCGGGGTCGCGCTCGTGGAGCGCGCCCCGCAGAGCCTCAGGCTGACCGCCGCCGGACGGAGACTGGCCGAGCACGCCCAGGCCGTCGCGGATCTGATGGCCGTGGCCCAGGACGATCTCCGCGGCCACTCCATCGGCGAGGCCGGAATCCTGCGGGTCGGCTTCTTCGCCTCCGCGGGCCTGGACCTGCTGCCCCGGGCCCTCGCCGCATTCGCCGGCAGCCGCCCCCATGTGGAGCTGGAGCTGATCCTCGGACAGCCCCACGAACTGGTGCCCGATCTGGAGGCCGGCCGCCTCGACGCCGTGGTCGTCTTCGAGCACCCCCTCGACCCCTGGTGCCGGCAGGCGCCCGTCGACGTGGAGATGTTCTTCGACGAACCCCAGCTGATCGTGGTGCCGCTGCGGCACCGCCTCGGACGGCGGTCCGTCGTCCGGCTGGCCGCGCTGGAGGGCGAGAGCTGGATCGGCACCCGGGGCGGCAGCAGCGGCGAACCCGTACTGGAACGGGCCTGCGCCGTCGAGGGCTTCCTGCCGCGGGTCCGCTGCCGCAGCGACCACTACCAGGTGACCATCAACCTCGCCCGGGCCGGTATGGGCATCGCCCTGGTGCCCGCACTGGGCCTCGGCGACACGGCCGGTGTGCACGTCCTGCGGCTCGACCACCCCCAGTTGCACCGCCGGATCGGCGTGGCGACCCGCCGCACCAACGAGAACCCCCTGCTCCGGGCCTTCCTGACGGACCTGCGATCGGCTGCCGAGGAGGTCGGGGCGCTGCTGGGCGCGCAGTGGACCTGA
- the lysA gene encoding diaminopimelate decarboxylase — MSTAVSPDLLPLTATDGPSGLAVGGVPLVELGRRFGTPLFVYDEEHLRRRCREAVAAFGTGNVAYASKAFLCTAMARLAHEEGLLLDVASGGELRVALHAGVPGDRIVLHGNNKDDSELLAAAAAGVRHTVVDSFDEMDRIERLHATAGLAPLPVVLRIAPGVAAGGHRSIRTGGTDSKFGFGLAGGTAAAAVHRARNSPAMVLEGIHAHVGSQVLDAAELADGAAATARFAAETGVRGLTVGGGLGVAYEAGQRVPEFTDWAARVHAAARDAGWRGELTVEPGRSITARAGLTLYRVGTVKRIEGVRTYVSVDGGMSDNLRPALYSSRYEAFLPRTPYAQRPLRARLVGKHCESGDVIIDDAALPADLRVSDLLATPVTGAYGYAMASNYNKLPRPAVVFVRDGEARLVVRRETEDDLLRLDVTEPAATAPAAETRRADLVAARRPATA; from the coding sequence ATGTCAACCGCCGTCTCTCCGGACCTGCTGCCGCTCACCGCGACGGACGGCCCCTCCGGGCTGGCCGTCGGAGGTGTGCCGCTCGTCGAGCTGGGACGCAGGTTCGGGACGCCGTTGTTCGTGTACGACGAGGAGCATCTGCGCCGCCGGTGCCGGGAGGCCGTCGCCGCCTTCGGCACCGGGAACGTCGCCTATGCGTCCAAGGCCTTTCTCTGCACGGCGATGGCCCGCCTCGCCCATGAGGAGGGGCTGCTGCTGGACGTCGCCTCCGGGGGAGAGCTGCGGGTGGCCCTGCACGCGGGCGTACCCGGCGACCGCATCGTGCTCCACGGCAACAACAAGGACGACAGCGAACTCCTTGCCGCGGCCGCCGCCGGGGTCCGGCACACCGTCGTCGACAGCTTCGACGAGATGGACCGCATCGAACGCCTCCACGCGACCGCCGGGCTCGCCCCCCTCCCGGTCGTGCTGCGGATCGCACCGGGCGTCGCCGCGGGCGGCCACCGGTCGATCCGTACCGGCGGCACCGACTCCAAGTTCGGATTCGGACTCGCCGGAGGCACCGCGGCAGCCGCCGTGCACCGCGCCCGGAACTCCCCGGCGATGGTCCTCGAAGGCATCCACGCCCATGTGGGCTCCCAGGTCCTGGACGCGGCCGAACTGGCCGACGGAGCCGCGGCCACCGCCCGGTTCGCCGCCGAGACCGGGGTCCGCGGACTCACAGTCGGCGGCGGACTCGGCGTCGCCTACGAGGCCGGACAGCGGGTACCGGAGTTCACCGACTGGGCCGCCCGGGTACACGCCGCCGCCCGGGACGCGGGCTGGCGGGGCGAACTGACCGTCGAACCCGGCCGGTCCATCACCGCCCGGGCCGGACTCACCCTCTACCGCGTCGGCACGGTCAAGCGGATCGAAGGCGTCCGGACCTATGTCAGCGTCGACGGCGGAATGAGCGACAACCTCCGCCCCGCCCTGTACTCCAGCCGCTACGAGGCCTTCCTGCCCCGCACCCCCTATGCCCAGCGCCCGCTCCGCGCCCGCCTGGTGGGCAAGCACTGCGAGAGCGGCGACGTGATCATCGACGATGCCGCGCTCCCCGCCGACCTGCGGGTCTCCGATCTGCTCGCGACACCGGTCACCGGCGCCTACGGCTACGCCATGGCCTCCAACTACAACAAACTGCCCCGCCCCGCCGTCGTCTTCGTCCGCGACGGAGAGGCCCGGCTGGTCGTACGCCGCGAGACCGAGGACGACCTGCTGCGCCTGGACGTCACCGAACCTGCCGCCACCGCCCCGGCGGCGGAAACCCGGCGGGCGGACCTGGTCGCGGCCCGCCGCCCGGCCACCGCCTGA